The Platichthys flesus chromosome 5, fPlaFle2.1, whole genome shotgun sequence genome contains the following window.
cagGTTCAATGGTTGTTAGGTAATTCTGCTCACCGACTGACAAGCAACAGCAACTAAAAAACTCACCCTCCTTGGTGAAATTATAAAATGACTGATTCTCCAAAAGTAGCTTTGTTGACTCATATTTTGctgaatattttattaaactgtggtttttaattatttcttttgtGCCCTAGCAGCCAGGATGGATCCAGCGCTactgagggagagggagctgtTCAAAAAAAGAGCTCTGTCCACTCCAGCTGTAGAGAAGAGACAGACAACATCAGACTctcacaagaagaagaagtccaAAGCAGACAAGGAGGGATCGTCCAAACACGGCGCTGGTAAGTGAGGCAGGCAGCTTTCAAAACGGATTATCACGTGTTTGATTGGTCCCGCTGTCGTGAAGTGTCTGTGCAACATCTAGTACAGTGCTTTGTACGGAAAAGAACACCGTCACATTATGACAATGGCTGAGGCAAAGCAACACAGTAATGAGTGCAATTGCATGAGCCCCTCTTATCCACAGATTCTGCCTTGTGTCATATCATTCTCTTAATTTCAgttgcttcctctcctccaaaCTAGAAATGCTTGCATCTAAATACAGggtatttgttttaaaaccatTATTTTACAAGGAGCAGTAGTTCACGAAAACAAAATACTGTCTGAATCTAATATAATATGACAAACATGCAAAGAATAGAGTTTGTATTCATCATATTCCCACTCTCAGTATAATTACTGAAAAAGCTGCTTCTTTCAGCAGAAGAAACATAATACTGGTACATTATTAAGTGACAATTTATTAGGCATTTAGTGGTAAGGCATATGAAATTATACATCGTCCTTGATATGACATGATAAAGAACATCACTGTGCAGCAACCAAGTGTCATTAGTCATCAAATAATGTTGTATACTTAACATGTTTACGGCACAGTTACACAATTTACTTAAGAGCGGCAAAACACAGGCTTTATCCAATGCAAAGATGATATCCAATTTGAAGATTATGTCTTTGCTGCTTGGGAAACAAGAATATGCAAATTCTTGTACAACATTCTGTACAACATTTTACAAGCTCTCGTAGATGGTTCTCTGGATCAAACAGGTAATAATTATATGCAGTACTCACAGGGCAGGTGTCGCTGAACAAGAAAacttgatttcttttttaaatgtatgatatTTGTtccaattaaaaaagaaaacaaagtaaaaactagttcattttaaatttctATACCGCtgccctctctttctcctgatAATTTTCTGGTGTAAAATATGGCTTTCGGGGTCTGCACTCTATGTTAAGTGGTAGTGAATGTATCTGTGTGAGCGTTTCCTcatagacaaaataaaaaagactaTTAAGACTCACTCCAAATCAATGAAACACTGCCCCCTTCATTTTTAACGGTATCTGGGCTCCCTTTTCAATGTGAGCAGCTGAACCACTATTACATTGTTGTAGAAGTTCATTTCTCTGTGCATCAGCATCAGTTCCTTCAGTTCCTTTATGTTGTCATGGCCGCCTTTAGACCACCTCAGTGTGTGATTCGGGCTCCTTGCAAATGCTGGTCATGAGCCTGCTGCAGCTCCCCGGCCCCTCCTCCTGTAGCTGGTGATGTGTCTTCTCTTTGGCGCAGCACCCACAGTCAAGTAGCTCGTAGAGCACGGCCAAGGCCGCCAGAGACAGgacagtgaggatgaagagcaggaggatgaCGAAGCACGCCACGTTCCAGCCGTCATGGAAGGGGTACACTTCCTGGACTTGCAAGGAGacatgggagagagagatggcctCTTCATGCCACGAGAGATTACTTGGGTTTATAGTGGCAGTTAGGTTGGCCATGATTTCTCcttaaaagcaacaaaaacagagaCTAATATTAGTA
Protein-coding sequences here:
- the smim18 gene encoding small integral membrane protein 18, which produces MANLTATINPSNLSWHEEAISLSHVSLQVQEVYPFHDGWNVACFVILLLFILTVLSLAALAVLYELLDCGCCAKEKTHHQLQEEGPGSCSRLMTSICKEPESHTEVV